In Trichomycterus rosablanca isolate fTriRos1 chromosome 2, fTriRos1.hap1, whole genome shotgun sequence, the genomic window gagagagaccgtatcagtgctcacattgtggACAGAGCTTCAGTACCTGGGgtgatctcaaaagacaccagcgcattcacactggagagaaatcgtatcagtgctcacactgtgggaagagcttcaggttcccgagtgatctcaaaatacaccagcgcattcatactggagagaaaccatatcagtgctcacagtgtgggaagagttttaatcaacagtgtaatctcaaaacccaccagcgcattcacaccggagaaaaaccgtatcagtgctcacaatgtgggaagagttttaatcaactgaGTCAActaaaaatacaccagcacattcacaccgaAGAGAGACCATATCACTGCtctcagtgtgggaagagctttaggttCCAGATTGctttcaaaatacaccagcgcattcacaccggagagaaaccctatcagtgctctcagtgtggaaagtgttttagtcaacagagtgctctcaaaaaacatcagcgcattcacactggaaagaaaccgtatcagtgctcacagtgtggaaagagttttagtcAACAGAGTTAtttcaaaacccaccagcgcattcacactggagagaaaccacatcagtgcttacagtgtggaaagagttttagtcaacagagtaatctcaaggaacaccagcgcattcacactggagagaaaccatatcagtgcttacagtgtgtaAAGAGTTTTAGTCAACAAAGTCATCTCagagaacaccagcgcattcacactggagagaaaccgtatcagtgctcacagtgtgggaagagttttagttGTCAGAgtaatctaaaaaaacaccagcgcattcacactggagagaaaccgtatcagtgctcacagtgtgggatgA contains:
- the LOC134335974 gene encoding zinc finger protein 271-like; amino-acid sequence: KIKTEHEDLTPTRSSSNQQTSSGTVSINTSLSPTQEEGNVCSQCGKSFRLQRELKIHQHIHTGERPYQCSHCGQSFSTWGDLKRHQRIHTGEKSYQCSHCGKSFRFPSDLKIHQRIHTGEKPYQCSQCGKSFNQQCNLKTHQRIHTGEKPYQCSQCGKSFNQLSQLKIHQHIHTEERPYHCSQCGKSFRFQIAFKIHQRIHTGEKPYQCSQCGKCFSQQSALKKHQRIHTGKKPYQCSQCGKSFSQQSYFKTHQRIHTGEKPHQCLQCGKSFSQQSNLKEHQRIHTGEKPYQCLQCVKSFSQQSHLREHQRIHTGEKPYQCSQCGKSFSCQSNLKKHQRIHTGEKPYQCSQCGMNFCHQSALKIHQHIHTEDKPYQCSQCGKSFYRQTTLKRHQRIHTGEKPYQCSQCEKSFNCQSYFKTHQRIHTGEKPYQCSQCGKSFNQQSDLKKHQRIHTGEKPYQCSQCGKSFITQGHLKIHQRIHTGERP